The proteins below come from a single Lactobacillus johnsonii genomic window:
- a CDS encoding lysophospholipid acyltransferase family protein has protein sequence MIIGENRAQVIENIKAAVKKGKMHAKVELGDPILTKDERIKLVNDYWKQQKKLSHKFKNIIAQTIINLDTLVLMAHTQIKDKQRAKGPQHGAIVTTNHFKQTDSLPIKKLANRCHKKLYVVIEDSNLKLPGFFGFLMNNINAIPIVQSYQYLGREFPKHLQKVFDKKGWVLIYPEQEMWYDYRKPRPLQKGAYYYAAKAKVPIISCFVEIQDLPEMEKNSREFHKTRYILHVLPTIYPVDRLTVDQNAKRMRDIDYMQKKRAYEKAYGKKLNYDFDYDDIAGYVKD, from the coding sequence ATGATTATCGGCGAAAATCGTGCACAAGTTATCGAAAATATCAAAGCAGCCGTTAAAAAAGGTAAAATGCACGCTAAAGTTGAATTGGGCGATCCGATTCTTACTAAAGATGAAAGAATCAAACTAGTTAACGATTATTGGAAACAACAAAAAAAGCTGAGCCATAAATTTAAAAATATTATCGCCCAAACTATTATCAATCTTGATACTTTAGTCTTAATGGCTCATACCCAAATCAAAGACAAACAAAGAGCTAAAGGACCGCAACATGGTGCAATTGTAACGACTAATCACTTTAAGCAAACTGATAGCCTGCCAATTAAAAAATTAGCTAATCGCTGCCATAAAAAGCTCTATGTTGTAATTGAAGACTCCAACCTAAAATTGCCAGGTTTCTTCGGCTTTTTAATGAATAACATTAATGCTATTCCAATTGTTCAAAGCTACCAATACTTGGGGCGAGAATTTCCAAAGCACTTGCAGAAAGTCTTTGATAAAAAGGGATGGGTCTTAATCTACCCTGAACAAGAAATGTGGTATGACTACCGTAAACCTCGCCCCCTTCAAAAAGGTGCTTATTACTACGCAGCTAAGGCTAAGGTACCGATTATCTCCTGCTTTGTAGAAATTCAAGATCTTCCAGAAATGGAAAAAAATAGTAGAGAATTCCACAAGACACGCTATATTCTTCACGTCTTACCGACAATCTACCCAGTTGATCGCCTTACAGTTGATCAAAACGCTAAAAGAATGCGGGACATTGATTATATGCAAAAGAAAAGGGCTTATGAAAAAGCCTACGGTAAGAAATTAAACTATGATTTTGACTACGATGACATTGCGGGTTATGTAAAAGATTAA